One part of the Eucalyptus grandis isolate ANBG69807.140 chromosome 10, ASM1654582v1, whole genome shotgun sequence genome encodes these proteins:
- the LOC104421482 gene encoding protein PATRONUS 2 has product MASWVTQGLLFVQDENQVARHKKSTVDGAARGLGSRKALQDITNKSSLHPEASIKKKDPQKEEFNVAEEMFLHDHQKCIEAQQAAFNNFDLNLVLPGHDSVSTAERSEYEQAKAEADYDSPRCYPEPSELPMDEFSDYLEYSTQWSSPPCSPMLWDTPTSCEYAWRFEDVEFLLKQETDF; this is encoded by the exons ATGGCAAGTTGGGTCACTCAGGGGCTGCTGTTTGTTCAGGATGAGAATCAAGTTGCTCGTCACAAAA AGAGTACTGTTGATGGAGCAGCTAG GGGTTTGGGAAGTCGTAAAGCACTACAGGACATTACAAACAAATCATCCCTTCATCCTGAAGcatcaataaagaaaaaagatccaCAGAAGGAAGAATTTAATGTAGCTGAGGAGATGTTTTTGCATGACCACCAAAAGTGCATTGAGGCACAACAAGCAGCCTTCAACAATTTTGACTTGAACTTGGTTCTTCCTGGTCATG ATTCTGTGTCTACTGCAGAACGTTCAGAATATGAACAGGCAAAGGCTGAG GCTGATTATGATAGCCCTCGCTGCTACCCTGAGCCATCTGAACTTCCCATGGATGAGTTTTCTGATTACTTAGAATATTCAACACAATGGAGTTCTCCTCCATGTTCACCGATGCTCTGGGACACGCCCACATCTTGTGAATATGCATGGCGATTTGAGGATGTGGAATTTCTCCTCAAGCAAGAGACTGATTTTTGA